Proteins encoded in a region of the Sceloporus undulatus isolate JIND9_A2432 ecotype Alabama chromosome 11, SceUnd_v1.1, whole genome shotgun sequence genome:
- the RASL10B gene encoding ras-like protein family member 10B, protein MVTTFKVAVLGAQGVGKTAIVRQFLYNEFSEVCVPTKARRVFLPAVVMNGHVHDLQIMDFPPITAFPVNTLQEWADVCCRGLRSVHAYILVYDICCFDSFEYVKTIRQQILETRVIGTSDAPIIIVGNKRDLQKSRVIPRWNVSNLVKKTWKCGYIECSAKYNWHILLLFSELLKSVGCARCKHVHTAIRFQGALRRNRCTIM, encoded by the exons ATGGTGACAACGTTCAAGGTGGCCGTCCTGGGTGCTCAAGGGGTCGGGAAGACGGCCATCGTCCGGCAGTTCCTCTACAACGAGTTCAGCGAGGTCTGTGTGCCCACCAAGGCCAGGAGGGTCTTCCTGCCCGCCGTGGTCATGAACGGCCACGTCCACGACCTGCAGATCATGGACTTTCCCCCCATCACCGCCTTCCCCGTGAACACCCTCCAG GAGTGGGCAGACGTTTGCTGCAGAGGCCTCCGGAGCGTTCATGCCTACATCTTGGTTTATGACATCTGTTGTTTTGACAGCTTCGAGTATGTCAAAACCATTAGGCAGCAGATCCTGGAGACAAG GGTCATCGGCACCTCGGACGCCCCGATCATCATCGTGGGGAACAAGCGGGACCTGCAGAAGAGCCGGGTCATCCCTCGGTGGAACGTCTCCAACCTGGTGAAGAAGACCTGGAAGTGCGGCTACATCGAGTGCTCGGCCAAGTACAACTGGCACATCCTCTTGCTCTTCAGCGAACTCCTCAAGAGCGTGGGCTGCGCCCGGTGCAAACACGTCCACACCGCCATCCGCTTCCAGGGCGCCCTGCGGAGGAACCGGTGCACCATTATGTGA
- the GAS2L2 gene encoding GAS2-like protein 2, which translates to MTSRIPEARMRSIRPFKTGEQYLFAMKEDLAEWLEDLYGLGICAGSFLEALETGVWLCHHANCVAQVAKDFAQQYPNLSARIRVPKRGVACCNDMAQPGTFQARDNVSNFIQWCRKEMDIKEVLMFETEDLVLRKNEKNFVLCLLEVARRASRFGMKAPTLVRMEEEIEEEIRRDLNLPPDETPLPKPQREPTHFRNLDQMVRHLVSRCTCPVQFSMVKVSEGKYRVGDSSALIFVRILRKHVMVRVGGGWDTLEHYLDKHDPCRCTSLSHKQAMRMSSPQRTQAAHVQHEIMARLTPRTDHPHKPQPALIVSRSQSPLAPVEWRTYVPHGAGRKAPAVPSSDSIGADGSKKMAAVATSRDQSEPRRAPSSTRPRERSATPSGRWTTAEERRPGLEQEIFTRGPSNTFHGSISNGNTGEDLSSSKCPLGPQNRPRAGSLPTVAREKDKSPVPPGQRAGTSQLPGSSRPEGNGCLLTCPSSPAKPLQQVTMALSGQERVGWRKGSAAQRSPSPVKNNTCQAHKMDAGKVGWTSCRPPTPSKSPRWLFRDGGDAAAGDQEPKEEAAPTKEPGKIGPTEACGGRLPGHSGVGADRMDSGRERKSGQPCLRPAPKCFGDTKERMMAKERVYTPLPLNRAEERALYQSLEEEIMANVKELEADFDDKDIPRSGGFRMTKDPVLGRNSPRLSMSTSPFPEGHKQVLGFGEGVPRSGVYVPERETRWCPGGACYEDVIRELSMALRREETEAVRCLPPLGNGTQVDKKVPESKVPQEEKRVTPENVERSTTTTHKVCEEVNGDCSQAATNSSESFASPEEEEEEAKLPPDKPKRSLKKPERVPSIYKLKLRPKIRPRRDNRPEKRPSKIPRPVSYCCGPKSSGAKGRPKAHSPKGPGVGQNSLGKTRAREEAFQDKVSYCCVPEPTVA; encoded by the exons ATGACATCCAGGATCCCAGAGGCCCGCATGAGAAGCATCCGTCCGTTCAAGACGGGCGAGCAATACCTCTTTGCCATGAAGGAGGACCTGGCGGAGTGGCTGGAGGACCTCTATGGCCTGGGCATCTGCGCCGGGTCCTTCCTGGAGGCCCTGGAGACCGGCGTCTGGCTCTGCCATCATGCCAACTGCGTTGCCCAAGTGGCAAAGGACTTTGCCCAGCAGTATCCCAACCTCAGCGCCAGGATCCGGGTGCCGAAACGCGGAGTGGCCTGCTGCAATGATATGGCACAGCCGGGGACTTTCCAGGCCAGGGACAACGTCTCCAACTTTATCCAATGGTGCCGGAAGGAGATGGATATTAAAG AAGTCCTGATGTTTGAGACGGAGGACCTGGTCCTGCGGAAGAACGAGAAGAACTTTGTCCTCTGCCTCCTGGAAGTGGCCAGGAGAGCCTCCCGCTTCGGCATGAAGGCCCCCACTTTGGTCCGGATGGAGGAGGAGATCGAGGAGGAGATCCGCCGGGACTTGAACCTGCCGCCGGACGAAACCCCTCTCCCCAAACCCCAGAGGGAGCCCACCCACTTCAGGAACCTGGACCAAATG GTCCGGCACCTGGTCAGCCGCTGCACTTGCCCAGTCCAGTTCTCCATGGTCAAAGTGTCCGAAGGGAAATACCGTGTCGGCGACTCCAGCGCCCTCATCTTCGTCCGG ATCCTGCGGAAACATGTCATGGTCCGAGTTGGTGGAGGATGGGATACGCTGGAGCACTATCTGGATAAACATGACCCTTGCCGGTGCACCTCCCTCT CTCACAAGCAGGCCATGAGGATGTCCAGTCCCCAGCGGACGCAGGCCGCGCATGTCCAGCATGAGATCATGGCCCGCTTAACGCCCAGAACTGACCATCCCCACAAGCCCCAGCCGGCCTTAATCGTCAGCAGGTCCCAAAGTCCACTGGCCCCAGTGGAGTGGAGGACCTATGTGCCCCATGGAGCCGGACGGAAGGCGCCCGCCGTGCCATCATCCGACAGCATTGGCGCTGATGGCAGCAAGAAGATGGCGGCCGTGGCCACCTCCCGGGACCAATCTGAACCCAGGAGGGCGCCTTCCTCCACGAG GCCGAGGGAACGGTCAGCCACTCCGTCAGGACGATGGACAACTGCTGAGGAAAGGCGGCCCGGTTTGGAGCAGGAGATCTTCACGCGTGGCCCAAGCAATaccttccatggctccatctcaAATGGAAACACTGGGGAGGACTTGTCCAGCTCTAAATGCCCCCTTGGGCCACAAAACAGGCCCAGAGCCGGTAGCCTCCCAACGGTCGCAAGAGAAAAGGACAAGAGTCCAGTGCCACCTGGACAGAGGGCTGGGACATCTCAATTGCCAGGGAGCAGCCGGCCAGAGGGAAATGGTTGTTTGCTGACCTGTCCCTCCAGCCCTGCGAAGCCACTCCAACAGGTCACCATGGCTCTGTCCGGTCAAGAAAGAGTTGGCTGGAGAAAGGGCTCCGCAGCGCAGCGGTCACCATCCCCAGTAAAAAACAACACCTGCCAGGCTCACAAAATGGACGCTGGCAAAGTTGGGTGGACCTCCTGTAGGCCACCAACTCCTAGCAAAAGCCCTCGATGGCTTTTTAGGGATGGAGGAGACGCCGCGGCCGGAGACCAAGAGCCGAAGGAAGAGGCTGCTCCTACGAAGGAACCAGGGAAAATAGGCCCCACGGAAGCTTGCGGAGGGAGGCTCCCTGGTCACTCAGGGGTTGGCGCTGACCGAATGGATTCGGGGCGGGAAAGAAAGAGTGGTCAGCCTTGCTTGAGACCAGCTCCAAAGTGTTTTGGGGACACAAAGGAACGGATGATGGCGAAGGAGCGCGTCTACACTCCTCTTCCTCTTAACCGGGCCGAGGAACGCGCTCTGTACCAGAGTCTCGAGGAAGAAATTATGGCCAACGTCAAGGAGCTAGAGGCCGATTTTGACGACAAGGACATTCCGAGGTCAGGAGGATTTAGGATGACCAAAGACCCAGTTCTGGGACGCAACAGCCCAAGGTTGTCAATGTCCACCTCGCCCTTTCCGGAGGGCCACAAACAGGTCTTGGGTTTTGGGGAAGGGGTGCCCCGGAGTGGGGTCTATGTCCCAGAGAGAGAAACAAGATGGTGCCCTGGAGGAGCGTGCTATGAAGACGTGATCCGAGAGCTCTCCATGGCGCTCCGGCGCGAAGAGACGGAGGCTGTGAGATGTTTGCCTCCATTGGGGAATGGCACCCAAGTGGACAAGAAAGTTCCGGAAAGCAAAGTCCCGCAAGAGGAGAAGAGGGTCACCCCTGAAAACGTGGAACGCTCAACCACAACGACCCACAAAGTATGTGAGGAAGTGAATGGAGACTGCTCCCAGGCGGCCACCAATTCGTCAGAGAGCTTTGcctccccagaggaggaggaggaggaggccaagttGCCTCCGGATAAACCCAAAAGGTCACTGAAGAAGCCGGAGCGCGTGCCGTCCATTTACAAGCTCAAACTGCGCCCCAAGATCCGGCCGCGAAGGGACAACCGGCCGGAGAAGAGGCCATCCAAGATACCCAGGCCAGTGTCCTACTGCTGTGGCCCCAAATCGTCTGGCGCCAAAGGCCGGCCAAAGGCCCACAGCCCCAAAGGACCGGGAGTGGGGCAAAACAGTTTGGGGAAAACCAGGGCCAGAGAAGAGGCCTTCCAAGACAAAGTGTCCTACTGCTGTGTCCCTGAGCCAACCGTTGCCTGA
- the C11H17orf50 gene encoding uncharacterized protein C17orf50 homolog, producing MSQSRQEEEESEAEEECHLETQEEEKALEAHGEESISGALASPAQDSNAEQAPKQESWLWNWFPFPLLSGLTWLGDRSKLPQEPVCCQLERKKASSGRMCPECEVTFCKKCQTLHYSQGFIKHGLLGHRADIQPELFSPAVSAALPRRLESCVYPKSGIGSHSAHLLFHRGNIACWTVIRDPETEVQVDGQA from the exons ATGTCCCAAAGCAGACAAGAAGAGGAAGAGTCGGAAGCGGAGGAGGAATGCCACCTGGAAACccaagaggaggagaaagcactGGAAGCCCATGGAGAAGAGTCCATTTCTGGTGCGTTGGCCAGTCCTGCCCAGGATTCGAACGCAGAGCAGGCACCGAAGCAAGAGAGCTGGCTCTGGAACTggttccctttccctctcctctctggACTGACCTGGCTGGGAGACAG GAGTAAGCTTCCTCAGGAGCCGGTCTGCTGCCAGCTAGAGAGAAAGAAGGCCTCCTCCGGCCGGATGTGTCCCGAGTGCGAGGTCACCTTCTGCAAAAAGTGCCAGACGCTGCATTACAGCCAGGGCTTCATCAAACACGGACTCTTGGGCCACCGGGCAGACATCCAGCCGGAGCTTTTCAGCCCAGCGGTCAGCGCAG ctcTGCCAAGGCGACTGGAGAGTTGCGTCTACCCAAAGTCAGGCATCGGGAGCCATTCTGCGCACCTCTTGTTCCATAGAGGCAACATCGCCTGCTGGACAGTAATCCGAGATCCTGAGACGGAAGTTCAAGTCGATGGCCAGGCTtag